In the Candidatus Chlamydia sanziniae genome, TTTATCTTAGCAGATATTTCTCCTGAGAAGATGTTTAGAGAAGCCTCTTTTCTTTTTTCACACAATGAAAATCTTTGGCAAGGTAGTATAGATCTTTTTTTTGAACACGAAAGAAAATATTATATTATTGATTGGAAAACATCGTTTTTAGGAGAAAAGAAAACAGATTATTCTAAAACCAACCTTATGACTTATGTACAACAAGAGAATTTGGATTATCAAGGAGGGATTTACTTAGAGGCTGCAAAAAAATTTTTACGACAATTTAAGATTGATGATGAAATACACATGGGTTTCGTTTTTATTCGCGGAATAGATAAAGAAGGAAATGGTTTCCTTCCCTTGCAAGGAAGTCCACCCTTTAATCCCACAATAATCCGAAAATATCCGGTCTATCATTAGGATTAAATTCCATAGGAGGTAGAATAAGAAGATGTGAAAGTTTATTTAGATTTGCCTCTAAAGAATGTGCTTCTATTTTAAATGTACACGCACCTTCTTGTGGAAGAAATATTTTAGTTACGCGAGCAACAAGTAATCCTGGAGGGAAGATGCCATCTAAACCTGTAGTTACCAAAATGTCTCCAGGCAATAAATCTTTCTCTTGTTGTGCAAAGCAAAACTCTTCTCCTTGCAAAATAGAAGCTTCTTGTTTCCACAGAGCTCCTCCAGTTCCAGAAAGAGTGCCTCTTAAAAGCTTTTGATTTTCGCCTTCAGACTGTATTCGAGAGATCAGTTCCTTGAGTTGCAATATTGTGTTATATTTATCTTTTTCCAGAATATATGTATCAGAAAGCTGTTCTAACTCCTGGACGCACTCACGAAGATGATGTTTCACCCACCAAGCCTGTATCCCTCCACGCATGGCTATAACAGAGGGTTTCATTCCTACATCGGTAATTAAGCGTACTCGAGCTTGATTTATTCCTACATAATCCACAAGTCCTACTAAGACTTTTCCAGAAATTACGGGAGAATTTTTTTTGATTCCCTGTTCTTTGCCTACATCTACCCAGCAAGAGCTTGCCCAATGTGCAGGATCGCGATAGATCACATGACTTTCTATAAGTTTATGAAAATAAGGAGTCAGAATCTCAGGAAATACAGGAGGTTTATGGTCTATAACTTCTTGAACTAGCAGTTTCTTTTTTAATGCTATGATTTGCTCATTCAGTAGAAGATTTTCTACTTCTAAAAAAGAATGTTCTGAAACATAATGGTTTTTAGGTTTAGGGAAAATGTTTGTGTACAGAGAGACAAAGTGTTTGTGCATAGCTTCATAAAGCTCTTTAGGCATACTCCAACAAAGAAAAACCCCAAAAATAATCACCGTGTAGATATAAAATTTTACTTTCTTGTTTCGAAGACTAGAGTAACTCATAAGCTTCAACTAAGCTTTGCAGTACATGCTCTATATTTTTTTCTGTAATGCCGTTTAAATTTAACCGTCCTCCTGCTGTTGTATAGACAGCCTTTTCTTCTCTTAAAAAGAGTACTTGTTTAGTAGAAAATCCTGGATATCCAAAGAAGCCTTTCTGTGACAAAATGAAATCAAAGGTATGTCCTGCAACTGTACGTAAAGCATGGACAAACTTGGTTCTCATTTTATTTAAAGATTCACGTATAGTATCAATCTCAGATAGCCACTCTTGTTTTAAATAAGGATTGCTCAAAATCGTCGCAACAATTTCCCCTCCAAAGCGATTTGGTGAAGAATATTCGCCACGCACTTTTTCTTTCAGACAACTTGTAATTTTATCTATTTCCTCTGGGAAGATGTCATGAACAGCAAAGTATCCTACACGTTCACCATAAAGAGAAAAATTCTTGCTTGCAGATACAGCAATTAGCACAGTGTTCCCTGCTTCTATACAGAGCTGTACAGGCTTTCTATCAGCATCTATACCATCAGCAAATCCCTGGTAAGCCATATCAAAAAAAGGAATTAACTCACGTTCTTTCATAAGCGCTGCAAGCTCTCTCCACATAGATTCAGTAAAATCTACTCCAGTTGGATTGTGACAACAACAATGGAACAAAACAACAGAGTATTTCTTGGCGTTTTTGAAAAAAGCGACCAATTGTTCAAACATTAGATTTTTGTGTTCCAAACTATAATAGGGATACTGGATAATTTCTAAGCCTTCTTGAGCAAAAATGCGTATATGATTGCTCCATGTTTGTTCAGGAATGTATGCTGTCCTCGTGAGCCCTGTCATAGCAAAGATTTTCGCACCTAGATGCAAAGCTCCTGTACCTCCTAGAGTCTGACAACCCGTCACAGTATCTGGATCTATGGAACCAAAAACAAACTCTCGCATTTCATCGAGAAAAACAGACGAGCCTAAAATCGGTAAGTAACGCTTATTCTGTTCATCTTCTAGAATTACCGTTTGTGCCTTACGTACACTAGACACCCCCCCATACCGTTTTTGTGGATGTTCATAAGTACCTATCACCAGGTTCACTTTGTTATATCGCTTATCCTCCAAAAACAATTTCTGTAGACCTAAAATAGCATCGGGTTCGAAGGTAGGTAGTTGACTAAAAAATTTCATATATAGTTAGACCTTTTGTTGTAACAAAGATTGATTCTAAACCTTATCCCGTGATAGCTTTTTTCTCTTGGGGTATTAGCTCAGTCGGTAGAGCGCAACAATGGCATTGTTGAGGTCAGCGGTTCGACTCCGCTATACTCCACGCTTCATTGCGTATCCCATATAGACCGTATTTTAGAAATTTTGTATTCCTTCATTTGAAGCATTACCTTAGCACCTACACTTTTTCCCAGCATATTTTGTGCAAGTTTTGATTTCAAAGAAAGAATACCTTGATCGGGATTAGCATCC is a window encoding:
- a CDS encoding rod shape-determining protein MreC, whose amino-acid sequence is MSYSSLRNKKVKFYIYTVIIFGVFLCWSMPKELYEAMHKHFVSLYTNIFPKPKNHYVSEHSFLEVENLLLNEQIIALKKKLLVQEVIDHKPPVFPEILTPYFHKLIESHVIYRDPAHWASSCWVDVGKEQGIKKNSPVISGKVLVGLVDYVGINQARVRLITDVGMKPSVIAMRGGIQAWWVKHHLRECVQELEQLSDTYILEKDKYNTILQLKELISRIQSEGENQKLLRGTLSGTGGALWKQEASILQGEEFCFAQQEKDLLPGDILVTTGLDGIFPPGLLVARVTKIFLPQEGACTFKIEAHSLEANLNKLSHLLILPPMEFNPNDRPDIFGLLWD
- a CDS encoding aromatic amino acid transaminase, with the translated sequence MKFFSQLPTFEPDAILGLQKLFLEDKRYNKVNLVIGTYEHPQKRYGGVSSVRKAQTVILEDEQNKRYLPILGSSVFLDEMREFVFGSIDPDTVTGCQTLGGTGALHLGAKIFAMTGLTRTAYIPEQTWSNHIRIFAQEGLEIIQYPYYSLEHKNLMFEQLVAFFKNAKKYSVVLFHCCCHNPTGVDFTESMWRELAALMKERELIPFFDMAYQGFADGIDADRKPVQLCIEAGNTVLIAVSASKNFSLYGERVGYFAVHDIFPEEIDKITSCLKEKVRGEYSSPNRFGGEIVATILSNPYLKQEWLSEIDTIRESLNKMRTKFVHALRTVAGHTFDFILSQKGFFGYPGFSTKQVLFLREEKAVYTTAGGRLNLNGITEKNIEHVLQSLVEAYELL